The window GCAGCAACCCTTCGCAGATCACGTTTATAGCCCCCTTTACGGTCTTCTTCCTTTGCCTTTTTGCGGGAACGGCCCATATCGTTTATTCCCTATTGCCCATCATTTCGGAAGTGTCGGCCAAGAAGCGCATCAGGCCGGAGCGGCCATTGAGTATTTCAGTGGTGGCTTCCCACCTTGCCTTGACAGGCAGCCCCATGAGTGCGGCAACGGCAGCGCTTGCTGCCATACTCGTTTACCCCGGGGCTTCCCTCGATATCATGAAGGTTTGTATCCCTGCCGGTATCATTGGTACCCTTGCGGGGGCATTTGCCGTGATGCGCATGGGCAAGAACCTGGAAGATGATCCCGAGTTCCAGGAACACATGAAGGATCCCGAGTTCCGTGCCTGGATCGAAGGCAAAGGAAAATCAGGTGAACAGTCTGCAGAAAAAGAGATAAAGCCGGGGGCAAAACTTTCGGTTTTGATCTTCGGCATTGCCATCCTGCTCATCATCATGTTTGGGGCATTCCCTTCCCTTATTCCCAATGTTGGCACCGGTGCGGAAAATTTCGCAGTCCGTGCTGATGGTTCCCTGAAAATGGGAACGATCATCGAAATGGTTACCTTGTCCGCAGCCGCCTTCATGATGCTGCTTACCAAAACAACACCAGCCCAGGTGACAAAGGCCAGCTTGTTCACCTCCATGGCAGCAGCCGTGGTTTCCGTCTTTGGTGTGGTATGGATGAGTTCCACCTTTATGGCCCATAATGAAGCAGGACTCAAGCATGCATTAGGTGGTATCGTTCAGGCCCAGCCCTGGACCTTCGCCATTGCCGTATTTGTGATGGGTGCCCTGATGTTCAGCCAGGCCTCTACCACCAAGACCATGATGCCGTTGGGGCTTACGCTGGGACTGGCTAATCCAACACTCATTGCCGTATTCCCGGCGGTGAACAGTGATTTTGTTTTGCCTGGTTATCCTACTCTGTTAGCAGCGATCAATTTTGACCGTACAGGATCCACCAAGATCGGGAAATATGTGATCAACCACAGTTTCATGATCCCGGGGCTGGTAGCGGTTTCCACCGCCATAGCTGTTGGTTTCCTGATCGGTTCAATTATTTTGTAACTGCTTATTTTGAAAGGATGCCAAAACTATTATTAGTAGTAGTGGGTATCTGTTTGGGTGGTGCTATCATGGCACAAAAACAAACAGATACCTCAACCAATTATTTCAAGCCCATTATTCCTGTTGATAAGGCTAAACTGCTGAAGAATGTTGACATGATCGCCAATATGCAGTTTGCCCAGCGTAATGAATTTGAGGACGGGAAACATACGGAGTCCAGGTTTGCCATGAACCAGTTTCGCCTGGAGATCAGGGGTAAGGTGCATGAGAAGGTTTCCTTCCGCTTCCGCGATCGCTATACCAGGGATGTGGAGCCGCAGTCGGTGGATAACCTGAGCCGTTCCACAGATATGGCCTATATCGGTATTGAGCTAAGTAAGAAATGGAGTATCGCAGCAGGTAAGATGTGTGCCGACTGGGGTGGTTATGAATTCGATCTCAATCCCATTGATATCTATGAGTACAACGATATTGTGGAATACGCTGATAACTTCCTTACCGGCGTACAGGCCAGTTATGCGGTAAATGACCAGCATTCTTTTACCGTACAATGGTTGAATTCCCGTACCAAGTCTTTCGATGAATTATATGGACAGGTGCCCGGTGTTGAGGAAGCGAAATTCCCTTCAGCAATTGTTTTGAACTGGAGGGGAAGTTTTGGCGGAAAAAAGTTCACCACCCTTTGGAGTTACAGTGCGTTCCAGGAGGCTAGCGGGAAGTATATGCATTATATCGCGCTGGGTAACCAGTTGAACCTGGAAAAGTTCCAGGCCACCTATGACTTCAAATGGAGTGATGAGGACCTTGACAGGAAAACCATCGTTTCCTCGATTATTCCTGATGATATATTTAGTTATGCGGCCAGTGATGTTCGCTATGTAGAGCATTGGCTGAAACTTGATTATCTCATTCATCCCAGGGTAAATCTTTCCCTGGTTGGTATGGTGAGTGATGCCTATTGGTATGGTAATCCTGACCCGAATGCAGATAGCAAGCTAAGGACCTCATGGGGCCTTATTCCTACTGTTGAGTATATGCCTTTCAATGACCTGAACCTGAAGTTCTTTTTGAACTATGTATGGCGCTCCTATGACTACACCGGGTATGCAGAAACGAACTTTGCATCGGTGGATAAGAATACCAGTCGCATCAGTATAGGTTTTAGTAGTCCTTTAAAAATCTTCTAGCACCAACATGAGGAAGGTTATAACACTCCTGTTCCTGCTTTACAGCAGTTTGGTCATTACAGTTCCCTTATTTGCCCAGCAGGCAGAAAAGGAGGTAAACCAGCAGGTGCAGTTCTGGACCAGTATCAATACCCTGGCCAGGGTCTCTGATAAATGGGGCATAGTGGGTGACCTTCATATCCGCCGGAACGACTTTATCAAGGATCCCAGTTTTTATTTCATCCGATTCGGGGCCAATTACTGGGTGAAGAAGAATTTTACGCTGGTAGGTGGCTATGGCCATATGTGGCTGGCCAGTGCGGCGGCAGATGATTTCCTGTTCACCAATGAGAACAGGATCTACCAGCAGGCACAGGTGAGCAGCAAATGGGGAAAGGTTAGTGTATTGAACCGCTTGAGGAATGAACAGCGTTGGCGCCAGAAATTGATCGATGGGGAGAAGTCAGACCAGTGGGGTTTTTCCAACCGGGTCAGGTATCTGTTGAGTTTTACCTTCCCGGTATTCAGCAATCCCAAAGCACCTTCCCTGGTGCTGGCTGATGAACTGCTGGTGCAGTTCGGGAAGGACATTGTGTACAATACTTTCGACCAGAACCGCCTGTTCCTTGGTATGAAACAAAACCTGTCGAAAGTGATGAGCATGGACTTCGGTTACATGCTGGTGTACCAGCAGAAGAGTTCCGGTTACCAATACGATAAGAACCACACGGTTCGCCTGTTCTTTTACTATACACCCAACTGGACCATCCGCCATCATGAAAGGTCTGTGCTGGAGGAGACAGGGGAATGAGCGGGAACTGCCTTCGCTATTGCTTCGGTGGGTTGGATGTGGAGATGAGAAGATGTGGGGGTGTGGGGATGTGGATGCCCTTTCGACTCGTTAGGAGGGGGCGGCCCTTCTACACTAAAGCTTCGGCGAATGAGATGTTTGGCCTACGTCTATGAATAAACGAAAATGATAATTCCCTGCGGGACTTTCGTGAGAAGTTGCTGCTGGGAATTATTTATAATGAGCTGTTAAGGTATTTTAATCTTCTTCCGCCATCAGGCGTTTTTTGGCTTCTTCCAGTTTGGCTTTCTGTTCGGGGGAAATGGAAGGGTAGTCGATATTCAGTTTTTTAAATTCCTGGTGAATGATACCCGCGAGGCAGAGCCTGGTGAACCACTTATCATCAGCGGGTAGTACGTACCAAGGTGCGTACTTGGTGGAAGTGGCGCTCAGGGCATCTTCATAGGCTTTCATGTATTCCTTCCAGTATTTCCTTTCCTCGATATCGCCAAGGGAGAATTTCCAGTTCTTGGTCGGGTCATCCAATCTTTCGATGAACCTTTTCTTCTGCTCCTTTTTCGAAACATGCAGGAAGAATTTAAGGATCACGGTGCCCGTTTCAGCAAGCGTCTTTTCAAAGCGGTTGATCTGCTTGTAGCGCTTCTCCCAGAACTCTTCTGTGATATCCTCTACCTTGTTGACGCTTGGCAGGTTTTCGTTCAGTATGTACTCTGGATGAACCCTGGTGACCAGTACATTCTCATAATGCGAACGGTTGAAGATGCCGATATTCCCCCTTGCCGGAAGGGCCAGGTAGTGTCGCCACAAATAGTCATGGTCCAACTCCGTTGAGGATGGGGTCTTGAAGCTGGTAACATTGACGCCTTGCGGATTAAGTCCCGACATCACATGCTTGATGGCACTGTCCTTACCGGCTGCATCCATTGCCTGCAGTACGATCAATACATTGTACTGGTTGTGGGCATAAAGTTTGTCCTGCATTTCGGCCAGGCTATTGATACCCCAGGTCAGCAATTCCGCGCCTTCTTCCTTGGACAGCATTTTATGGTCATAATCCGTTTCAAAATCCTTCTTGAGGGAGATGCTGGTGCCGGGTTGTACTTTGAGTGTGTCGAGGTATTGCAGGAATCCTTTTATGTCCATAGGAAGCTATTTCCTTTAAGTTACTAAATAAACCACAGTCATTGGCGAAGGCAATAAAAAACCGCCAAAACCTTTGGGTGATGGCGGTTGATAATGAATTATGACGGGTAATTATTTTCCGGATTTCTTGGTGCCTTTTTCGGCTTCGTATTTGGCATATTGTTCTGCAGTCAGCACTTCACCGATGATCTTCAGTTCCAGGGGTTGTTGGGTGCCGGCTACTTTCACGAAGATGGTCTTTTCGAAAGGACCAGGAGCTGCTGCATTGAAACCAGCAGTCACCTTATTGCCCTTGCCGCCGGCAACAGGCTGCTGTGGCCAAACCGGGGTGGTGCAACCGCAGCTGGCAGTTGCATTCTCGATCACCACAGGAGCGTTGGAAATATTGGTGAAGGCAAATTCATGGTTTACAGGAACACCCTGCTTGATCTTGCCAAAATTATATTTCGTTTCTGCAAATTTTACGAGTTCATCGGCTTTCTTGGCCTGGGCGAATAAGGCGGCGCTGATGATCACAGCGAACAGGGATAAGATGATTTTTTTCATGCTATTCAAGTTTATTATTTATTGATTGATTTGTTTTAATAGTTGAACAGAATTGTTTGCCGGAACTGAGGGCGTGGCCTTGGTCACTTCTCCCTTGATATAGACCGTCCTTGTCTTCCCTCCATTGTAGTACAGGGTGATGGATTTCTCAAAAACCCCTTCCGCTGCGGCATTGTAGCCAACCGTCAACAGGCTTTTGCCACCGGGAAGGATCGGGTCCCTTGACCACTGGGGGGTGGTACAGCCACAACTTGCGGCCACATTCTCTATCCTGAGGGTGTCCTTTCCGTTATTGGTAAGGGGGAAACTGTAGGTGACCGGTCGTCCTTGCTGGATCCTGCCAAAATCGTGGGTGGAAGCAATGCCCAATGGGTCATTTGCAACAGCAGGTTGCTGCGCCTTCACTATGAAGGTGCCGGTACAGAAACCAAGTAAGAATAGGGCTCTTTTCAATTTCATACGCCTCTTAACGCTTAACAAATTTAGCTATTGTGTTGAATTTCCCTCCTGTTTCCGGTACAAATAACAATCTTTTGGTTAAACATTGAAATTTAATCAGTTATCAACTTGTTAATAACATTTTTGACCCCTGGCCATTAAAAAGGTTTAATGGGGGCTAACGATTGTTCGCATCATGGCAAATTCCATTAGTTTTGCCGCATGGAAAATCTAATGGAAAACGATCTGCTTGCTTCCGAAAAGCTGAGTTTCGACCGCTTCAGGAACGAGGTACTCCGTGATTACCAGATGGCCTGTGAAAGCCGCGAGGCGAGTTTAACAGGCCGAAAGGAAGTGCTGACAGGTAAGGCTAAGTTTGGCATTTTTGGCGACGGCAAGGAAGTAGCCCAGATCGCGGCGGCAAAATTCTTCCGGAACGGGGATTTCCTGGCTGGTTATTACCGCGACCAGACCTTCGTGTTCGCGTCTCGCCAGGCTACGGTGGAGCAGTTCTTTGCCCAGTTGTATGCCAATCCCGATCAGGCCCATGATCCCTTTAGCAAGGGCAGGCAGATGAACTCCCATTTTGCCACCCCCAATGTAACCCCGGATGGTGAATGGGTTGACCTGGCCAACAGGAAGAACATCAGCAGCAATATAGCCCCCACGGCAGGACAGATGCCCAGGGCCCTAGGACTGGCATTTGCGTCTAAGGTTTTCCGGAATGTGGAGCAACTGCATTCCTTCCCCGAACTTTCTGACAGGGGTAACGAGATCTGCTTCTGCACCATTGGGGATGCTTCCACTTCTGAAGGACATTTCTGGGAAGCGGTGAATGCCGTCGGCGTACTGCAGGTACCCCTGGCCATCTTCGTTTGGGATGATGGCTATGGTATTTCAGTGCCCAAAAAATACCAGACCACCAAAGGCTCCATTTCGGAGGTGCTGAAAGGCTTCCAGAAAAAAGACGGTACCAATGGATTGGATATCTATAAACTGAAAGGATGGGATTATGCCGGCATGATCGAAGTGCTGGAGGTTGCCATCCAGAAGATAAGGGATACCCATACCCCTGCTATCTTCCATGTGGAGGAGATCACCCAGCCCCAGGGACATTCCACTTCGGGTAGCCATGAGCGTTATAAGAGCCCAGAGCGCCTGGAATGGGAGCGGGAGTTCGATTGTATCCGCAAGTTCAGGGAGTGGATCCTGGCCAATGACCTCAGCAGTGAGGAAGAGCTGAACGATATCGAGATCAAAGCCAAGGAGTTGGTGAGGGAATCGAAGAACAGGGCCTGGTCTACCTACCAGGAACCCATCAAGCAGCAAGTCAGCAGGGTGGTTGAACTGATCAGTTCCCTTTCCAGCAGCTTGCCTGATAAAGCTGAAGCCTTGCTGGCACTGGCCAACAAGTTGCAGTCCAACAAGGAGCCCATGCGCCGTGATGTGATGCATACATTGCACCAGGCGCTGTTGCTGGCGGGTAACCATGATGCTGCCTTCTGGCTGAGGGATTATTACCAGGAATTGAAAGCTACCAATGCTGAGTTGTACAATTCAGATCTCTATACAACAGGACCGAAAAGCGCATTGAAGGTAGAGGCTGTCCCTGCCCATTACGAGGCGGAAGCTTCCATGCTGAATGGCTACGAGATCCTCAACCGCTATTTCGACCAGCTGTTCACCACCAACCCGAAGGTCATTGCCTTTGGTGAGGATGTTGGTTTTATCGGTGATGTTAACCAGGGCTTTGCGGGCCTTCAAGCCAAGCATGGTGACCAGCGCATTTCGGATACAGGTATCCGTGAGTTGACCATCATGGGCCAGGGAATAGGTGCTGCCTTGCGTGGGTTAAGGCCCATCGCTGAGATCCAGTACCTGGATTACCTGTTGTACGGCTTGCAGCCCCTGAGCGATGATGTGGCCACCCTTCAATACCGGACCGGTGGTATCCAGTCCTGCCCATTGATCGTTCGTACCCGCGGACACAGGCTGGAAGGGATATGGCATAGTGGCTCACCCATGGGCATGATCGTCAATTCCCTGCGTGGCATGTATGTTTGTGTGCCGCGTAACATGGTACAGGCGATCGGTATGTACAATACCCTGCTGGAAAGCAATGACCCCGCCCTGATGATCGAGTGCCTGAACGGTTACCGTCTCAAGGAGAAATTGCCAACCAACCTGCTGGAGTATAAAGTAGCCCTGGGTATGCCGGAAGTGATCAGGGAAGGAAATGATATCACCCTGGTGTCCTATGGCTCAACCTTGAGGATCGTGATGGAAGCAGCGGAGGTGCTCGCCAAATTGGGCGTTAGCTGCGAGGTGGTGGATATACAGACCTTACTGCCTTTCGACCTTGGTCACAAGATCCTGGAGTCGCTGAAGAAGACCAACAGGATCCTGTTTGTGGATGAAGATGTTCCAGGTGGTGCTGCAGCCTATATGTTCAATAAGGTGATGGAGGAACAGGGTGGTTACCGCTGGCTGGATGTGGCCCCGCGCACCCTTACTGCCAAGGCCCATCGCCCCGCCTATGCAAGCGACGGCGATTATTTCAGTAAGCCCAATACCGAGGATGTGATCGATGTGGTAAGGGAGATGATGGCTGAGTAATAAAATGAATTCGTTTTAATAAGATCGCCCGGCAGTTGCCGGGCGATTTGTTTTACAGGCCATCCTGGTCGATGATGTATAAAAGTGCAGTGATCGCTGCAGCCCCGAGGACCAATTCCCGCCGGTCCACGGCTTCAAAAGTATCCCAGTGGGTATGGTGGTATTTCATGTACCGCTGGGGATCGGGCTGGAAACCGATCAGCAGGCCGGTATTCTCCTTTAGGATAGCGATGTCCTCGCCACTGAAGCCTTTCTTGAAATGATAAAGGTTATAGGGTTCGAAATATTTTGCCCACGACCTGATCTTTTCCCAAACCTTAGGGTCATCATTGTCGAAACTGAATCCGGCCGGGGTAAATACGCCCAGGTCTGATTCCAACGCTGCAAGGTGCCTTTCCTTGCGTTGTTTTACTGCATTGGCATATGTGATGCTGCCGGTGCCATTGTTCTCCTCATCCATGAATAGGATCACCCTCAGGGTATGCCTGGGCCTGATGCCCAACTTGCGGAAGGTGCGGCCTACTTCAATTGCCTGCATACAGCCCCCGCCATCATCATGGGCACCTTCACCAACATCCCAGGAATCGAGGTGGCCACCCACGGCTATGATCGTGTTGGGATCGCTACTGCCCCTGATCTCTCCAATCACATTGTAGGTGGTCACGGAGTCTTTCACCCCGGCACTGTATTGCAGGTGCAGCTTCACCTTTTTATTGCCTTTCAAAGCCAGTTCCAGGCGGTCGGCATCATTGGTGCTCAAGGCGAGTCCAGGGACGGTCCTGCCTTTGGGGTCCACAAAGGTGTAACCGGTATGGGGCTGGTCATCCTGGTTGATGGAAAGGGAACGGATCACTACACCTGCGGCGCCGAGTTTGGCAGCTTCGTGCGGACCATAACTTCTTTGACTGCCCACTTCTACATAGGCCTGCATGGGGTTGATCAGTTCCTGGTTGAACTTGCCATTGATGAAAATGATCTTACCCTTTACAGCGGCCTCACCTAATTTTTCCAGTTCCCTGATGTGGGCTATTTCCAGGACTTCGGCCTCAACACCTCCAGGTCCGGTTCCCAGCGTATTCGCAAGCGCCAGGGCATTCAATTGTATCGCCGGTTTCCCTTCTACTTTCATGGTCACTTTTTCCTTGCCATTCCTCGTCCAGAACCCAACCTTCATGGGCTGCAGGTAAACCGTATCGAAACCGTATTGCTCCATCAGTTCCCTGGTGTAGCTGACAGCCTTCGCCGCTTGCGGGGAACCGGTGATGCGGTTACCGATCTTCTTACAGAGGAATCCAAGATTCGTATAGGCTTCACTGTGATTCAGTTGTTCTGCGTAGATCTTCCTTATCATTTCCTCGTGCTGGGCTCTTGCGTTTAATCCAAGCGTCAGCAGGATCGCGGTGACGAGGGTTTTTCCTTTGATCCGGTTCATGTTCATTGGTTGTATAAATGGGATGTGTTGAACTAAAAGTACAGAATAGCCCATCATGATCCATCGGGTAATGATGAGTGGTTCTCTCGGATTCTGGTTATTTTTATTGCATGAACTATTTCCCCCTGATAGAGCTGGCCGGGACCTTTGCCTTTGCGGTCTCCGGGGCCTTCGCTGCCATGAAGCATGAGATGGATCCCTTTGGTGTACTGATCCTTTCCTTCGTGCCGGCTATTGGCGGTGGTACCTTAAGGGATATCCTTATCGATGACCTTCCGGTGGCCTGGTTGCGCGATAATGTGGTGTTATGGGTGATCGTTCTGGCAGGAATTGCCTCCATGATCTTCGGCTCTTACCTGAAGAAGATGAACAGGCTGATGTTCCTCTTCGATGCGCTTGGGTTGGGCTTGTTTACAATTGCGGGGATCGAAAAGGGGATCGCCCATCATTATACAGGGGGAGTTGCCATAGCACTTGGCATCATGACCGGTTGCTTTGGTGGCGTGATCAGGGACGTATTGGTGAATGAAGTGCCCATGTTGTTCAGGAAAGAGATCTATGCATTGGCCAGCATGAGTGGGGGGATCGTATACCTGTTGTTGGGAAAACTTGACCTGTTCTCCGGGGCTAATGAGGTCATTAGTATCCTGGTGATCGTTTTGGTGCGATACCTTTCCGTACAGCGGGGGTGGAGCCTGCCGCTGATCTATAAATCCAGGTCTTCAACCGATTGATAGAACTTCCTTTTTTCCTTCTCTGTGGGTATCCGGCATTCTTCCCTCCTGCCAAACCAACGGTAACGGTTACGCGCGATCCATTTATAAAAGGGATCCCTGATGAAGCGGGGGATGATGATGAATGCATATAGGATATTACCCGGGAAGGAGAGGTAGCGACAGATACCAATAGCTGCGGTAGAATGCGTATATCCTTTTCCGTTAGCAATGAAAACAACGGAGTCCGTGTCGGGGGGGATGGCATATTGTTGCAGGAGTTGCTTTCCGGCCGGTGATTGTAAGGAGGCAAAACGGAGCCGGTCATTAGCGTCCGTTCTAAGGCACCAGTTCACCATGGTATTGCAGTAATTGCAATGCCCATCGAACAATACTACGGGATGTTTGGGCATGGTATAAAGTTAGGCCATATTCGTTCAGCCCTTCCTGTTGGTAATGTTAAATATCCCTTTGGGTGATGAATGGTGAAATAAAAAAAACACGATACCCGGTCCTTACCTTGGGCTTCAATAGCCCGGAAAAGAGACGGTATCGTGTTTGAACGGTCAGGATCTGACCGGTTGTAAAGCGCTTATCAGGCGAGGTTGTGGAACACCTTTTGGACATCATCGTCCTGTTCCAGTTTGTCTACCAGTTTCAATACTTCCTGTGCTTTTTCCTCATCCAGTTCTACGGTGTTGGAAGGAATCCATTCCACTTCGGCACTGATGGGGGTAAGGCCTTTGTCTTCCAGTGCCTTTTGCATATTACCGAAATCGGTGAAGCCACAACGGATCACCAGTACTTCTTCCCCGTTCTCGCCTGTTCCTTCACCCAGTTCTTCCAGGCCAAAATCGATCAGTTCCAATTCCATTTCTTCAGCATTCAATCCTTCGGGCTTCAGTTTGAAAACACCCATCTTCTTGAACTGGAAACTTACACTGCCGCTATTGCCCAATGCTCCATTGCCTTTATTGAAAATAGCCTTGACGTTCGCAACAGTACGTACGTGGTTGTCGGTGGCCGTTTCTACGAGGATGGCCACGCCATGGGGACCATAGCCTTCGTAAAGGATCTCTTCAAAGTTGTCCATTTCCTTACCCTGGGCGCGTTTGATCGCGGCTTCCACACGGTCCTTTGGCATGTTAACGCTCTTGGCGTTCTGCATACAGCGGCGTAGGGCAGGGTTGGTATGGGGGTCGGGGCCACCGGCTTTAACGGCAATGGCGATCTCTTTTCCGATACGGGTAAACTGTTTGGCCATGCGGTCCCAGCGGGCGAACATGGTGGCTTTTCTTACTTCAAATATGCGGCCCATTCTTTATATGGAATTTGATGTTAATGTAAATCTCCCTTTTCAGGGAAGGTGCCCCTCAGGGGTGTGCAAAATTAGTTTTTACGGGCAGTATCACAAAAAAATGCGTCCCGCTGGTTGGCGGGACGCAATATTCATTCTGTAAGGCTGAATTATTCGAAATCACTTGCCTTAGGCAGGATCTCGCCAGGGTTATGGCCTGGCTGGTTCAGCTTGCTGTTCTTCTTACTGTAAAGGAAGTAAACCACCAGTCCGACCAGCATCCAGCCGAAGGCAACCTTCAGGGTCTGGGCATCCAGTGCGAAGATCATGGCGGAACATACGATCACACCCATGATCGGTACGAAGGGCACCAGCGGGGTCTTGAACGGACGGGCAGTATGGGGATCTGTCCTGCGCATCATCCATACACCTGCACTCACCAGTACGAAGGCGAAGAGGGTACCGAAGCTGGTCAGGTCACCGGCAACATGTCCCGGAACAAAAGCCGCGAACAAACCAACGAATACAAAAAGGATCCAGTTGGACTTATAGGGGGTCTTGAACTTGGGGTGCAGGTCGCCAAACACCTTGGGGATCAGGCCATCGTTACTCATGGTGTAGAAGATACGGCTCTGGCCCATCAGCATCACCAGGATAACAGAGGAGAAACCGGCAAGGATGGCCACGGTTACTGCGGTGGACAACCAGCCATACCCGGTCATATAGGTAGAGATGGCATAGGCAACAGAAGCTTCGCGACCTTTTTCAGGGTCAACGAATTCCTGCCAGTTGGCCACACCGGTCAATACGTGACCAAAAAGGATATAGAGCACCGTACATACAGCCAGGGAACCCAGGATACCGATCGGCATGTCGCGGCTGGGGTTCTTGGCTTCCTGTGCTGCGGTGGAAACGGCGTCAAAACCAATGAAGGCGAAGAACACGATGGCAGCACCACCGAGTACACCACCCCATCCATGCTTGAACACACCAGAGTAATCAGCGATCACTTTGCCGGCCTGGTCGGTTACGGCAGCAGTGCCTTCAGGGATCATGTAAGGAGTATGGTTAGCAGGGTTGATGAACTGCCAGCCCAGTGCGATGAATAGTATTACGATGGCTACTTTAATGAATACGATGATAGCGTTCACCATGGCTGATTCCTGGGTACCCTTGATCAGCAACATGGTAAGGGCCAGAAGGATGATCAGCGCAGGGGCATTGATGATGCCCTGGTGCAGTACACCGGAAGAGTCTGTAAAGCTTTCGAAGGGCGAGTGGCACCATTCATAGGGGATGCTCCCTCCCAAAAGCTTGTTGAGGTATTCACTCCAGGCAATGGATACGGTAGCAGCGCCAAGGGCATATTCCATGATCAGCGCCCAGCCGATGATCCAGGCAACCAGTTCTCCCATGGTTACATAGCTGTAGGCATAGGCACTACCAGCAATGGGGATCATTGAAGCGAATTCTGCATAACAGAGACCAGCGAAAGCGCAACCAATGGCGGCGATCACGAAGGAAAGGGTAACAGCTGGTCCGGCCGCTTGTCCGGCAGCAGCAGCCGTACGCACAAAAAGACCGGCTCCGATGATGGCGCCGATACCAAGGGCTATCAGGTTGGTAGCCCCCAATG is drawn from Flavihumibacter rivuli and contains these coding sequences:
- a CDS encoding anaerobic C4-dicarboxylate transporter family protein, whose protein sequence is MVWIEFIILLAMILIGSRMKGIGLGVMGMIGLFIFVLLFKMRPTDPPLDVMLIILAIVTTAAALQAAGGLDYLVGVAEKIIRSNPSQITFIAPFTVFFLCLFAGTAHIVYSLLPIISEVSAKKRIRPERPLSISVVASHLALTGSPMSAATAALAAILVYPGASLDIMKVCIPAGIIGTLAGAFAVMRMGKNLEDDPEFQEHMKDPEFRAWIEGKGKSGEQSAEKEIKPGAKLSVLIFGIAILLIIMFGAFPSLIPNVGTGAENFAVRADGSLKMGTIIEMVTLSAAAFMMLLTKTTPAQVTKASLFTSMAAAVVSVFGVVWMSSTFMAHNEAGLKHALGGIVQAQPWTFAIAVFVMGALMFSQASTTKTMMPLGLTLGLANPTLIAVFPAVNSDFVLPGYPTLLAAINFDRTGSTKIGKYVINHSFMIPGLVAVSTAIAVGFLIGSIIL
- a CDS encoding porin, which translates into the protein MPKLLLVVVGICLGGAIMAQKQTDTSTNYFKPIIPVDKAKLLKNVDMIANMQFAQRNEFEDGKHTESRFAMNQFRLEIRGKVHEKVSFRFRDRYTRDVEPQSVDNLSRSTDMAYIGIELSKKWSIAAGKMCADWGGYEFDLNPIDIYEYNDIVEYADNFLTGVQASYAVNDQHSFTVQWLNSRTKSFDELYGQVPGVEEAKFPSAIVLNWRGSFGGKKFTTLWSYSAFQEASGKYMHYIALGNQLNLEKFQATYDFKWSDEDLDRKTIVSSIIPDDIFSYAASDVRYVEHWLKLDYLIHPRVNLSLVGMVSDAYWYGNPDPNADSKLRTSWGLIPTVEYMPFNDLNLKFFLNYVWRSYDYTGYAETNFASVDKNTSRISIGFSSPLKIF
- a CDS encoding DUF2490 domain-containing protein is translated as MRKVITLLFLLYSSLVITVPLFAQQAEKEVNQQVQFWTSINTLARVSDKWGIVGDLHIRRNDFIKDPSFYFIRFGANYWVKKNFTLVGGYGHMWLASAAADDFLFTNENRIYQQAQVSSKWGKVSVLNRLRNEQRWRQKLIDGEKSDQWGFSNRVRYLLSFTFPVFSNPKAPSLVLADELLVQFGKDIVYNTFDQNRLFLGMKQNLSKVMSMDFGYMLVYQQKSSGYQYDKNHTVRLFFYYTPNWTIRHHERSVLEETGE
- a CDS encoding polyphosphate kinase 2 family protein; its protein translation is MDIKGFLQYLDTLKVQPGTSISLKKDFETDYDHKMLSKEEGAELLTWGINSLAEMQDKLYAHNQYNVLIVLQAMDAAGKDSAIKHVMSGLNPQGVNVTSFKTPSSTELDHDYLWRHYLALPARGNIGIFNRSHYENVLVTRVHPEYILNENLPSVNKVEDITEEFWEKRYKQINRFEKTLAETGTVILKFFLHVSKKEQKKRFIERLDDPTKNWKFSLGDIEERKYWKEYMKAYEDALSATSTKYAPWYVLPADDKWFTRLCLAGIIHQEFKKLNIDYPSISPEQKAKLEEAKKRLMAEED
- a CDS encoding DUF1573 domain-containing protein, with product MKKIILSLFAVIISAALFAQAKKADELVKFAETKYNFGKIKQGVPVNHEFAFTNISNAPVVIENATASCGCTTPVWPQQPVAGGKGNKVTAGFNAAAPGPFEKTIFVKVAGTQQPLELKIIGEVLTAEQYAKYEAEKGTKKSGK
- a CDS encoding DUF1573 domain-containing protein, which produces MKLKRALFLLGFCTGTFIVKAQQPAVANDPLGIASTHDFGRIQQGRPVTYSFPLTNNGKDTLRIENVAASCGCTTPQWSRDPILPGGKSLLTVGYNAAAEGVFEKSITLYYNGGKTRTVYIKGEVTKATPSVPANNSVQLLKQINQ
- a CDS encoding alpha-ketoacid dehydrogenase subunit alpha/beta; the protein is MENDLLASEKLSFDRFRNEVLRDYQMACESREASLTGRKEVLTGKAKFGIFGDGKEVAQIAAAKFFRNGDFLAGYYRDQTFVFASRQATVEQFFAQLYANPDQAHDPFSKGRQMNSHFATPNVTPDGEWVDLANRKNISSNIAPTAGQMPRALGLAFASKVFRNVEQLHSFPELSDRGNEICFCTIGDASTSEGHFWEAVNAVGVLQVPLAIFVWDDGYGISVPKKYQTTKGSISEVLKGFQKKDGTNGLDIYKLKGWDYAGMIEVLEVAIQKIRDTHTPAIFHVEEITQPQGHSTSGSHERYKSPERLEWEREFDCIRKFREWILANDLSSEEELNDIEIKAKELVRESKNRAWSTYQEPIKQQVSRVVELISSLSSSLPDKAEALLALANKLQSNKEPMRRDVMHTLHQALLLAGNHDAAFWLRDYYQELKATNAELYNSDLYTTGPKSALKVEAVPAHYEAEASMLNGYEILNRYFDQLFTTNPKVIAFGEDVGFIGDVNQGFAGLQAKHGDQRISDTGIRELTIMGQGIGAALRGLRPIAEIQYLDYLLYGLQPLSDDVATLQYRTGGIQSCPLIVRTRGHRLEGIWHSGSPMGMIVNSLRGMYVCVPRNMVQAIGMYNTLLESNDPALMIECLNGYRLKEKLPTNLLEYKVALGMPEVIREGNDITLVSYGSTLRIVMEAAEVLAKLGVSCEVVDIQTLLPFDLGHKILESLKKTNRILFVDEDVPGGAAAYMFNKVMEEQGGYRWLDVAPRTLTAKAHRPAYASDGDYFSKPNTEDVIDVVREMMAE